The Sesamum indicum cultivar Zhongzhi No. 13 linkage group LG6, S_indicum_v1.0, whole genome shotgun sequence genome has a segment encoding these proteins:
- the LOC105164791 gene encoding molybdate transporter 1, which yields MEQNPDPETGHRSSIPTPLHVVQKVKQNLVFRSKWAELNGAMGDLGTYIPIVLALTLAKNLDLGTTLIFTGIYNFVTGAIYGVPMPVQPMKSIAAEAISNPSFGIPEVMAAGICTAGILFLLGVTGLMQLVYRLIPISVVRGIQLAQGLSFAMTAVKYIRNVQNFGKSKSAGDRHWLGLDGLLLALTCACFIIIVNGSGDNNDDRETACEADDSVGRASPTTRRRKLRKLIASLPSAVIIFFLGVVLAIIRGPKAFKGFKFGPSSIDVIKISKHAWKEGFIKGTIPQLPLSILNSVIAVCKLSTDLFPDKDVSATSVSITVGMMNLIGCWFGAMPCCHGAGGLAGQYKFGGRTGACVALLGVAKLVLGLVLGSSFVKILDQFPVGVLGVLLLFAGIELAMCSRDMNSKEESFVMLICTAVSLVGSSAALGFLCGIVVHLLLRLRTLGDDQSLSSFWFAQNS from the coding sequence ATGGAACAGAACCCGGATCCCGAAACCGGCCACCGGAGCTCCATTCCCACTCCATTGCATGTTGTACAGAAAGTGAAGCAGAACTTGGTTTTCAGGTCTAAATGGGCTGAACTCAATGGTGCAATGGGGGACTTAGGCACCTACATTCCTATAGTTTTGGCCTTGACTCTGGCCAAGAATCTTGATCTTGGCACTACCTTGATTTTCACCGGCATTTACAATTTTGTGACTGGTGCAATCTATGGAGTTCCAATGCCGGTTCAGCCGATGAAGTCAATTGCAGCAGAAGCTATTTCCAATCCCAGCTTTGGCATTCCGGAGGTCATGGCGGCTGGAATCTGCACCGCCGGAATCTTGTTCCTGTTAGGTGTCACAGGATTGATGCAGCTTGTGTATAGGCTGATACCAATATCGGTTGTGAGGGGAATTCAGCTAGCACAGGGCTTGTCGTTTGCCATGACTGCTGTTAAGTACATCAGAAATGTGCAGAATTTTGGTAAGTCCAAGTCTGCGGGGGATAGGCATTGGCTGGGGCTGGATGGACTGCTTTTGGCTCTTACTTGTGCTTGTTTCATCATAATTGTGAATGGTTCAGGAGACAACAACGATGACAGAGAGACTGCTTGTGAGGCAGATGATTCAGTTGGAAGGGCTAGTCCTACTACTAGAAGGAGGAAGTTGAGGAAACTCATTGCTTCTCTTCCTTCAGCAGTTATAATCTTCTTTTTAGGTGTTGTTTTGGCTATTATAAGAGGGCCTAAAGCCTTCAAAGGGTTTAAGTTCGGGCCGTCTTCTATAGATGTTATCAAGATTTCCAAGCATGCATGGAAGGAAGGATTCATCAAGGGAACAATCCCACAACTCCCTTTGTCCATTTTGAACTCTGTCATTGCTGTTTGTAAGTTATCGACCGATCTTTTCCCAGACAAGGATGTCTCAGCAACGTCTGTTTCGATCACCGTTGGGATGATGAATCTCATCGGCTGCTGGTTTGGTGCAATGCCGTGCTGCCATGGGGCCGGAGGGCTAGCAGGGCAGTACAAATTTGGCGGCAGGACAGGGGCATGCGTGGCATTGCTTGGCGTGGCTAAGTTAGTTTTGGGCTTGGTTTTAGGCAGCTCATTTGTGAAGATCTTGGATCAGTTTCCGGTTGGGGTTTTGGGGGTTCTGCTCTTGTTTGCTGGGATTGAGCTAGCCATGTGTTCGAGGGATATGAACTCTAAGGAGGAGTCTTTTGTGATGCTTATCTGTACTGCAGTTTCACTGGTTGGCTCAAGTGCTGCACTTGGATTTCTGTGTGGGATTGTTGTGCATTTGCTTCTCAGGCTAAGGACTCTGGGAGACGACCAGTCTCTTTCCTCATTTTGGTTTGCTCAAAACTCATAA
- the LOC105164792 gene encoding probable ADP-ribosylation factor GTPase-activating protein AGD14 isoform X2 produces MPRRMKEEERIEMIIRGLLRQPENKRCINCNSSGPQYVCTTFWTFVCTSCSGVHREFTHRVKSVSMAKFNEEEITALQAGGNGRAREIYFKAWDPQRNNLPDNSNLQRLREFVKHVYVDRKYAGENSSNRLPMVKLDSRDKTLQRHSSEKLSRGIRDNFFERSSFERTSKSGRDEVHDHSSFEKSSPSKGNHELNIKDIFEERSPRHKQENMRSSGPKSRSTRFEIVDDRFREEGGVKRYERHSRKDSGGGSRSPGSQRSRATSLPEIRPVSDIFGEKPPPLTISGPPGATNQKDAEGSARGQKAANATIPGRPGGEEKQNETVNSSSLIDFDAQPESTNQCAEPQAQIMAAKSASGSSPVASSTTPVAANTLNMTSVESLLFDWSDAPSADATAAQLSSSSAADSGPAKATEVSNGVGSLAVTNMKHDETLHGDNRDHTVSMSQINQLPSKEQYHNFAAPPGNAISGAQPSAKSVESLYNQLNKLPASNCLAPVQTVELEKSSKAADTGEGSPTKGRKELPQDLFSSNFTAFSPAVAGWQMHQPHGAGYAMQFNNPRMSVAAFPISTNPSNPFDVGDGRFQVQTAMFPSMSSLQGALPNMAASKALESQSSPYAAALSSHASPYGVDLPQVPGAYMGQLPSNIPLTRPQGVANIGQSEDAFASLNPIQQASGKDTSPAGPNSLLSRGNPFG; encoded by the exons ATGCCTCGACGCATGAAGGAGGAAGAGAGGATCGAAATGATCATTCGTGGGCTTCTGAGGCAACCGGAGAACAAGAGATGCATCAACTGCAACAGTTCG GGGCCTCAGTATGTCTGCACAACTTTCTGGACGTTCGTCTGCACAAGTTGTAGTGGAGTGCA TCGGGAATTCACACATCGAGTTAAGTCAGTGTCAATGGCGAAATTCAATGAAGAAGAGATTACAGCTCTTCAAGCTGGTGGAAATGGG AGAGCAAGGGAAATTTACTTCAAAGCTTGGGATCCACAGCGTAACAATCTTCCCGACAACAG TAATCTTCAAAGGCTTCGAGAATTTGTCAAACATGTCTACGTAGATCGGAAGTATGCTGGTGAAAATAGTTCTAACAGGCTACCGATGGTTAAGTTG GATTCAAGGGACAAGACCTTGCAGCGGCATTCTTCTGAAAAACTGAGTCGGGGTATAAGGGACAACTTTTTCGAGAGGTCTTCTTTCGAAAGAACTAGTAAGAGTGGAAGAGATGAGGTCCACGACCATAGTTCATTTGAGAAATCTAGCCCATCTAAAGGGAACCATGAGTtgaatataaaagatatttttgagGAAAGAAGTCCTCgacacaaacaagaaaacatgaGATCTAGTGGCCCCAAGAGCCGTTCTACTCGTTTTGAGATAGTCGACGACAGGTTCCGAGAAGAAGGAGGTGTGAAGCGCTATGAGAGGCACTCAAGGAAAGACTCTGGAGGTGGGAGCAGGTCACCTGGATCTCAGAGGAGTCGAGCAACGAGTCTCCCGGAAATACGCCCCGTCTCAGATATTTTTGGTGAGAAACCTCCACCTTTAACAATTAGTGGACCTCCAGGAGCTACTAATCAAAAGGATGCTGAGGGTTCTGCCAGAGGGCAG AAGGCAGCCAATGCTACTATTCCAGGGCGACCTGGTGGGGAGGAAAAGCAAAATGAGACAGTAAATTCTAGTAGCTTGATTGATTTTGATGCCCAGCCTGAGTCTACTAATCAATGCGCAGAACCTCAGGCACAGATAATGGCTGCAAAAAGTGCTAGTGGAAGCAGCCCTGTTGCATCTTCCACAACTCCAGTGGCTGCAAATACTCTTAATATGACTTCAGTGGAATCTTTGTTATTTGACTGGTCAGATGCGCCGTCAGCTGATGCAACTGCAGCTCAATTGAGCAGTTCTAGCGCTGCTGATAGTGGGCCGGCAAAGGCTACTGAAGTTTCTAATGGTGTTGGATCTCTTGCAGTCACTAACATGAAGCATGATGAAACACTGCATGGTGATAACAGAGATCATACTGTGTCAATGTCTCAGATCAATCAGCTGCCCTCTAAGGAGCAATACCACAATTTTGCGGCTCCTCCTGGGAATGCTATCTCGGGTGCTCAACCAAGTGCCAAATCTGTTGAATCTTTGTACAATCAG TTAAACAAATTACCTGCATCAAATTGTCTAGCACCAGTTCAAACTGTtgaacttgagaaatcatCAAAGGCTGCTGATACAGGAGAAGGGTCACCAACTAAAGGGAGAAAGGAACTTCCACAG GACCTTTTCAGTTCAAATTTCACAGCATTCTCTCCAGCAGTTGCTGGTTGGCAGATGCATCAACCTCATGGGGCAGGATATGCCATGCAATTCAATAATCCCAGAATG TCTGTAGCTGCTTTTCCGATTTCCACAAACCCAAGTAATCCTTTTGATGTTGGTGATGGAAGATTCCAAGTTCAAACAGCAATG tTTCCTTCAATGTCATCGCTGCAAGGGGCTCTGCCCAACATGGCCGCTTCAAAAGCTTTAGAGTCTCAGTCATCACCTTATGCAGCTGCGTTGTCTTCTCATGCATCCCCATACGGCGTGGACTTGCCTCAAg TTCCTGGAGCTTACATGGGGCAGCTACCCAGTAACATCCCACTTACCAG GCCACAAGGAGTTGCTAACATTGGCCAATCCGAAGATGCATTTGCATCCCTTAACCCCATTCAGCAAGCAAGTGGAAAAGACACTTCGCCTGCGGGACCTAATTCTTTGTTATCACGAGGAAATCCATTTGGATAA
- the LOC105164788 gene encoding uncharacterized protein LOC105164788 isoform X2, whose amino-acid sequence MMRGCLCHFTVKRLYTRPLLALIIYNQRNHVDKTGAPCHGILDQEAVGTRAMYAPRISEELRQKVMAMLHVGISLDMIVQHHMEEVQRHGGPQNRDDFLTRNDVRNMERLIRNSSLELHSNDHCSVKMWVQRHHKHVFYFQENCGSETLILGIQTDWQLQQMLRYGHNGSLASHTASGPKKLKYTLCSLLAFDSSHNAIPVAWIITSSSLSQNIHKWMPSLVERIRGKDTRWRPNAILVDDPSFEASVIREGFQCRVLLSIWHVRRCWLKGLLKYCNNFNVQREMFKHLGRIVYCTRSGSSTSDAVDEFMQIYIDQSAFIEYFRSKWLPKIELWVSSVRSLPVAGQEPYASVESYHLRLKSRVLSLLPANSYQRVDLLIHALTTQFHSFYWFDHYIAETGYFENLRDRFSLTNPWYQAMHIPDIDVLLDEENLHFAKVVSQADSSVAYTVWNPGSEFGFCDCSWSMLGNMCKHTIKVVIFCRCRQIARPLLSAQVYRQTLLNLLQNLPDDPLVLEHAIAHVTRLQQDIKSLEDLSNSGLLQPLSSGTNSIPAENIQPFPRNN is encoded by the exons ATGATGAGGGGATGCCTTTGCCATTTTACTGTTAAACGCTTATACACGCGCCCTCTGCTTGCTCTTATCATCTACAATCAGAGAAATCATGTTGATAAAACTGGAGCTCCTTGCCATGGAATACTTGATCAGGAAGCTGTGGGAACTAGAGCCATGTATGCTCCTCGAATATCTGAGGAACTACGTCAAAAGGTGATGGCCATGCTTCATGTTGGAATATCGTTGGACATGATAGTCCAGCATCACATGGAAGAAGTGCAGAGGCATGGGGGCCCACAGAATCGTGATGATTTCCTTACACGTAATGATGTACGTAACATGGAAAGGCTTATAAGGAACTCCTCCCTTGAATTACATTCCAATGATCACTGCAGTGTAAAAATGTGGGTGCAACGCCACCATAAGCATGTTTTTTACTTCCAGGAGAATTGTGGTTCTGAAACTTTAATATTAGGAATACAGACAGATTGGCAGCTGCAGCAGATGCTTCGATATGGACATAATGGATCTCTAGCCTCTCATACAGCATCTGGCCCCAAGAAACTTAAG TATACTTTATGCTCCCTACTCGCATTTGACTCGTCCCATAATGCAATTCCAGTTGCCTGGATCATTACTTCCTCATCTCTTAGTCAAAATATTCACAAATGGATGCCATCTCTTGTTGAAAGGATACGTGGTAAGGACACAAGGTGGAGACCTAACGCAATTCTAGTGGATGATCCATCCTTCGAGGCTTCAGTTATCCG AGAAGGCTTCCAGTGTCGGGTTCTGTTATCCATCTGGCACGTGCGTCGCTGTTGGCTGAAAGgtctattaaaatattgtaacaaTTTCAACGTGCAAAGAGAGATGTTTAAGCACCTAGGCAGGATTGTCTACTGCACAAGAAGCGGGTCAAGCACTTCAGATGCTGTAGACGAGTtcatgcaaatatatattgatcagTCTGCATTCATAGAATACTTCAGAAGCAAATGGTTGCCAAAAATAG AATTATGGGTCAGCTCAGTAAGAAGTCTCCCGGTGGCAGGTCAGGAGCCTTACGCTTCAGTAGAATCCTATCATCTAAGATTGAAATCCAGAGTTCTGAGTTTGCTGCCAGCAAATTCGTATCAGAGAGTTGACTTGTTGATACATGCGTTGACAACCCAATTTCACTCCTTCTATTGGTTTGACCACTATATAGCAGAGACGggctattttgaaaatttgagggATAGGTTTAGCTTAACCAATCCATGGTATCAAGCTATGCACATTCCTGACATTGACGTCCTACTGGATGAGGAGAATCTCCATTTTGCAAAAGTTGTTTCGCAGGCTGATAGTAGTGTGGCATATACAGTATGGAATCCTGGTTCTGAGTTTGGGTTCTGTGATTGTTCCTGGTCGATGTTAGGTAATATGTGTAAGCACACAATCAAGGTTGTGATTTTCTGCAGATGTCGTCAGATAGCAAGGCCATTACTGTCTGCGCAAGTTTATAGACAGACCTTGCTTAATCTGCTACAGAATCTTCCGGATGACCCTCTAGTTCTTGAACATGCAATTGCACATGTGACAAGATTACAACAAGACATAAAGAGTTTGGAGGATTTGTCAAACAGTGGATTGCTGCAGCCATTGTCTTCTGGGACAAACTCCATACCGGCAGAGAATATCCAGCCTTTCCCGCGCAACAATTAA
- the LOC105164788 gene encoding uncharacterized protein LOC105164788 isoform X1, whose protein sequence is MKGHESKVARMEDILSLPVQDPPYAEFSAANINWVKVEGGRQGGDDIALIPFSRVDDFVKGESSNAECPASFRVESRRKRPEGSLNKPRVDGYLEYTLYWCSYGPEDYRDIEPHIGENSSAKPASGKGSRPGRRHMMRGCLCHFTVKRLYTRPLLALIIYNQRNHVDKTGAPCHGILDQEAVGTRAMYAPRISEELRQKVMAMLHVGISLDMIVQHHMEEVQRHGGPQNRDDFLTRNDVRNMERLIRNSSLELHSNDHCSVKMWVQRHHKHVFYFQENCGSETLILGIQTDWQLQQMLRYGHNGSLASHTASGPKKLKYTLCSLLAFDSSHNAIPVAWIITSSSLSQNIHKWMPSLVERIRGKDTRWRPNAILVDDPSFEASVIREGFQCRVLLSIWHVRRCWLKGLLKYCNNFNVQREMFKHLGRIVYCTRSGSSTSDAVDEFMQIYIDQSAFIEYFRSKWLPKIELWVSSVRSLPVAGQEPYASVESYHLRLKSRVLSLLPANSYQRVDLLIHALTTQFHSFYWFDHYIAETGYFENLRDRFSLTNPWYQAMHIPDIDVLLDEENLHFAKVVSQADSSVAYTVWNPGSEFGFCDCSWSMLGNMCKHTIKVVIFCRCRQIARPLLSAQVYRQTLLNLLQNLPDDPLVLEHAIAHVTRLQQDIKSLEDLSNSGLLQPLSSGTNSIPAENIQPFPRNN, encoded by the exons ATGAAGGGTCATGAATCAAAG GTGGCGAGAATGGAAGATATACTAAGCCTACCGGTGCAGGATCCACCTTATGCAGAATTTTCTGCGGCTAATATAAATTGGGTCAAAGTAGAAGGTGGACGTCAAGGTGGTGATGACATTGCATTAATTCCTTTTTCTAGAGTGGATGATTTTGTAAAGGGTGAATCCAGTAATGCAGAGTGCCCCGCTAGCTTCCGCGTAGAATCAAGAAGGAAGAGACCTGAAGGGAGTCTGAACAAACCAAGAGTTGATGGATATCTTGAATATACACT gTATTGGTGCTCTTATGGTCCTGAAGACTACAGGGATATTGAACCTCATATAGGGGAAAACTCGAGCGCTAAACCTGCTTCTGGTAAGGGAAGTAGGCCTGGGAGACGGCACATGATGAGGGGATGCCTTTGCCATTTTACTGTTAAACGCTTATACACGCGCCCTCTGCTTGCTCTTATCATCTACAATCAGAGAAATCATGTTGATAAAACTGGAGCTCCTTGCCATGGAATACTTGATCAGGAAGCTGTGGGAACTAGAGCCATGTATGCTCCTCGAATATCTGAGGAACTACGTCAAAAGGTGATGGCCATGCTTCATGTTGGAATATCGTTGGACATGATAGTCCAGCATCACATGGAAGAAGTGCAGAGGCATGGGGGCCCACAGAATCGTGATGATTTCCTTACACGTAATGATGTACGTAACATGGAAAGGCTTATAAGGAACTCCTCCCTTGAATTACATTCCAATGATCACTGCAGTGTAAAAATGTGGGTGCAACGCCACCATAAGCATGTTTTTTACTTCCAGGAGAATTGTGGTTCTGAAACTTTAATATTAGGAATACAGACAGATTGGCAGCTGCAGCAGATGCTTCGATATGGACATAATGGATCTCTAGCCTCTCATACAGCATCTGGCCCCAAGAAACTTAAG TATACTTTATGCTCCCTACTCGCATTTGACTCGTCCCATAATGCAATTCCAGTTGCCTGGATCATTACTTCCTCATCTCTTAGTCAAAATATTCACAAATGGATGCCATCTCTTGTTGAAAGGATACGTGGTAAGGACACAAGGTGGAGACCTAACGCAATTCTAGTGGATGATCCATCCTTCGAGGCTTCAGTTATCCG AGAAGGCTTCCAGTGTCGGGTTCTGTTATCCATCTGGCACGTGCGTCGCTGTTGGCTGAAAGgtctattaaaatattgtaacaaTTTCAACGTGCAAAGAGAGATGTTTAAGCACCTAGGCAGGATTGTCTACTGCACAAGAAGCGGGTCAAGCACTTCAGATGCTGTAGACGAGTtcatgcaaatatatattgatcagTCTGCATTCATAGAATACTTCAGAAGCAAATGGTTGCCAAAAATAG AATTATGGGTCAGCTCAGTAAGAAGTCTCCCGGTGGCAGGTCAGGAGCCTTACGCTTCAGTAGAATCCTATCATCTAAGATTGAAATCCAGAGTTCTGAGTTTGCTGCCAGCAAATTCGTATCAGAGAGTTGACTTGTTGATACATGCGTTGACAACCCAATTTCACTCCTTCTATTGGTTTGACCACTATATAGCAGAGACGggctattttgaaaatttgagggATAGGTTTAGCTTAACCAATCCATGGTATCAAGCTATGCACATTCCTGACATTGACGTCCTACTGGATGAGGAGAATCTCCATTTTGCAAAAGTTGTTTCGCAGGCTGATAGTAGTGTGGCATATACAGTATGGAATCCTGGTTCTGAGTTTGGGTTCTGTGATTGTTCCTGGTCGATGTTAGGTAATATGTGTAAGCACACAATCAAGGTTGTGATTTTCTGCAGATGTCGTCAGATAGCAAGGCCATTACTGTCTGCGCAAGTTTATAGACAGACCTTGCTTAATCTGCTACAGAATCTTCCGGATGACCCTCTAGTTCTTGAACATGCAATTGCACATGTGACAAGATTACAACAAGACATAAAGAGTTTGGAGGATTTGTCAAACAGTGGATTGCTGCAGCCATTGTCTTCTGGGACAAACTCCATACCGGCAGAGAATATCCAGCCTTTCCCGCGCAACAATTAA
- the LOC105164792 gene encoding probable ADP-ribosylation factor GTPase-activating protein AGD14 isoform X1 codes for MPRRMKEEERIEMIIRGLLRQPENKRCINCNSSGPQYVCTTFWTFVCTSCSGVHREFTHRVKSVSMAKFNEEEITALQAGGNGRAREIYFKAWDPQRNNLPDNSNLQRLREFVKHVYVDRKYAGENSSNRLPMVKLDSRDKTLQRHSSEKLSRGIRDNFFERSSFERTSKSGRDEVHDHSSFEKSSPSKGNHELNIKDIFEERSPRHKQENMRSSGPKSRSTRFEIVDDRFREEGGVKRYERHSRKDSGGGSRSPGSQRSRATSLPEIRPVSDIFGEKPPPLTISGPPGATNQKDAEGSARGQKAANATIPGRPGGEEKQNETVNSSSLIDFDAQPESTNQCAEPQAQIMAAKSASGSSPVASSTTPVAANTLNMTSVESLLFDWSDAPSADATAAQLSSSSAADSGPAKATEVSNGVGSLAVTNMKHDETLHGDNRDHTVSMSQINQLPSKEQYHNFAAPPGNAISGAQPSAKSVESLYNQQLNKLPASNCLAPVQTVELEKSSKAADTGEGSPTKGRKELPQDLFSSNFTAFSPAVAGWQMHQPHGAGYAMQFNNPRMSVAAFPISTNPSNPFDVGDGRFQVQTAMFPSMSSLQGALPNMAASKALESQSSPYAAALSSHASPYGVDLPQVPGAYMGQLPSNIPLTRPQGVANIGQSEDAFASLNPIQQASGKDTSPAGPNSLLSRGNPFG; via the exons ATGCCTCGACGCATGAAGGAGGAAGAGAGGATCGAAATGATCATTCGTGGGCTTCTGAGGCAACCGGAGAACAAGAGATGCATCAACTGCAACAGTTCG GGGCCTCAGTATGTCTGCACAACTTTCTGGACGTTCGTCTGCACAAGTTGTAGTGGAGTGCA TCGGGAATTCACACATCGAGTTAAGTCAGTGTCAATGGCGAAATTCAATGAAGAAGAGATTACAGCTCTTCAAGCTGGTGGAAATGGG AGAGCAAGGGAAATTTACTTCAAAGCTTGGGATCCACAGCGTAACAATCTTCCCGACAACAG TAATCTTCAAAGGCTTCGAGAATTTGTCAAACATGTCTACGTAGATCGGAAGTATGCTGGTGAAAATAGTTCTAACAGGCTACCGATGGTTAAGTTG GATTCAAGGGACAAGACCTTGCAGCGGCATTCTTCTGAAAAACTGAGTCGGGGTATAAGGGACAACTTTTTCGAGAGGTCTTCTTTCGAAAGAACTAGTAAGAGTGGAAGAGATGAGGTCCACGACCATAGTTCATTTGAGAAATCTAGCCCATCTAAAGGGAACCATGAGTtgaatataaaagatatttttgagGAAAGAAGTCCTCgacacaaacaagaaaacatgaGATCTAGTGGCCCCAAGAGCCGTTCTACTCGTTTTGAGATAGTCGACGACAGGTTCCGAGAAGAAGGAGGTGTGAAGCGCTATGAGAGGCACTCAAGGAAAGACTCTGGAGGTGGGAGCAGGTCACCTGGATCTCAGAGGAGTCGAGCAACGAGTCTCCCGGAAATACGCCCCGTCTCAGATATTTTTGGTGAGAAACCTCCACCTTTAACAATTAGTGGACCTCCAGGAGCTACTAATCAAAAGGATGCTGAGGGTTCTGCCAGAGGGCAG AAGGCAGCCAATGCTACTATTCCAGGGCGACCTGGTGGGGAGGAAAAGCAAAATGAGACAGTAAATTCTAGTAGCTTGATTGATTTTGATGCCCAGCCTGAGTCTACTAATCAATGCGCAGAACCTCAGGCACAGATAATGGCTGCAAAAAGTGCTAGTGGAAGCAGCCCTGTTGCATCTTCCACAACTCCAGTGGCTGCAAATACTCTTAATATGACTTCAGTGGAATCTTTGTTATTTGACTGGTCAGATGCGCCGTCAGCTGATGCAACTGCAGCTCAATTGAGCAGTTCTAGCGCTGCTGATAGTGGGCCGGCAAAGGCTACTGAAGTTTCTAATGGTGTTGGATCTCTTGCAGTCACTAACATGAAGCATGATGAAACACTGCATGGTGATAACAGAGATCATACTGTGTCAATGTCTCAGATCAATCAGCTGCCCTCTAAGGAGCAATACCACAATTTTGCGGCTCCTCCTGGGAATGCTATCTCGGGTGCTCAACCAAGTGCCAAATCTGTTGAATCTTTGTACAATCAG CAGTTAAACAAATTACCTGCATCAAATTGTCTAGCACCAGTTCAAACTGTtgaacttgagaaatcatCAAAGGCTGCTGATACAGGAGAAGGGTCACCAACTAAAGGGAGAAAGGAACTTCCACAG GACCTTTTCAGTTCAAATTTCACAGCATTCTCTCCAGCAGTTGCTGGTTGGCAGATGCATCAACCTCATGGGGCAGGATATGCCATGCAATTCAATAATCCCAGAATG TCTGTAGCTGCTTTTCCGATTTCCACAAACCCAAGTAATCCTTTTGATGTTGGTGATGGAAGATTCCAAGTTCAAACAGCAATG tTTCCTTCAATGTCATCGCTGCAAGGGGCTCTGCCCAACATGGCCGCTTCAAAAGCTTTAGAGTCTCAGTCATCACCTTATGCAGCTGCGTTGTCTTCTCATGCATCCCCATACGGCGTGGACTTGCCTCAAg TTCCTGGAGCTTACATGGGGCAGCTACCCAGTAACATCCCACTTACCAG GCCACAAGGAGTTGCTAACATTGGCCAATCCGAAGATGCATTTGCATCCCTTAACCCCATTCAGCAAGCAAGTGGAAAAGACACTTCGCCTGCGGGACCTAATTCTTTGTTATCACGAGGAAATCCATTTGGATAA